Part of the Sesamum indicum cultivar Zhongzhi No. 13 unplaced genomic scaffold, S_indicum_v1.0 scaffold00279, whole genome shotgun sequence genome, TATCGGGGGATAAATCTCGATGTGTTGTAATAAAACATGTTATTTCTAATAAAACATGGAcaacaaatccaaaagaattagtgtaagtaaaatttgtcattggatttaaatattggtttgtatatatgttgagaaattttcttagatttttattacgtaaatattttgttgtatctAATGTACTTGCATAAGAAGAATACATTGCAAACAGGGGTTGTACTGATTTTTCTTCACAGTTTTCATTCGATATCTCAACTTGGTATGATATCACTAGAGGTCCTTCAAAAGGACGCTTATATGGATTTAGATGTAGCTCCTCATCTACAAGTTCAAGTTCAGTCAGTTCTACTCTTAAAGAATCTGACCAGAACAATGAGTTAACAAAAGCTGTGGAGGACATGCGCTCTAATGCTGcaaaaatggaagaagaattttcaagacgagaagacaaaaatagaaaattgcttgaaattGCTCTTGAAGAAGCTCGaaagagggaggaagaggCTCGGAAGAGAGAGGCAGACCTACAAGAATTAGTTCGAAAATTACTTCAAGATGTGGAATACAAAAACTATCAATTTGCTGGTGGGTCTGCACTCCAGGAGCAACAACATTCCAGGAaagataattagtttattttttctgttggtTGTTAATGACTTAGTTTATATTAGTGTTGTTGTATTATGAGtatcttttgttaatatttattgttctagtttggaaaattcaaattttggtattGATGGAATGTATGTGATGGTATAATGACCAAGATATTAATTTGggtacagaaattaaaaaatttgcccaaaaaaacccaaaactaattaaagacggattagagacggaaatttttaaaagtttagaggccgaatcagagacggattagagacggaaatttgTAAGGTTTTAGAGACGGAATATTTTTTGCGTTTCAGAGACGGAATTAGAGACAGgattaacaaacaaatactttacCTTTAGAGAcgcaatttctttttttatcgaTGGAATCAGAGTCAGATTGCCTACGGaaatcagagacggattacACTTAAACTTTCTTCTAGTTTGTCGACAGAATCAGCGACGGAAGCTAAGAATTAGAGAAAGAATATATCCGTCGCTAATAATTTTGCCACGGGGCTTTCAACCACGGACTGCGGCGACCGGT contains:
- the LOC105180027 gene encoding uncharacterized protein LOC105180027, with the protein product MDNKSKRISFSFDISTWYDITRGPSKGRLYGFRCSSSSTSSSSVSSTLKESDQNNELTKAVEDMRSNAAKMEEEFSRREDKNRKLLEIALEEARKREEEARKREADLQELVRKLLQDVEYKNYQFAGGSALQEQQHSRKDN